The Streptomyces capitiformicae genome contains the following window.
TTGGACGACTCCACCCAGCGATAAGCCCCGCCGATATCCGTGCGGGCGTAGGCGAGGTTCTTCTCCTTGCGGTTGAACACGATGCCGGGCACGAAGCCGCCGCCGTCGATACGCGCGTTCTTCCACGTATACGTGTCGGCGGCGATCGACACCGACTTCTCCGCCTTCTCGGCGGCCAACGCGGGTGGGGAGCCCGCGAGCAGACCGGCCGCGAGGGCCAGGACGGTGGTGAGGATGCGGGTTCTTCGCACGGGGAAGTCCTCTCCAGGTATGTGGGGGGAGGGGGATGGACGGGCGCGAACGGCCGGGCGGCCCCCTGTGCGGGTGGGGACCGCCCGGCCCAGGTCCTGCCCCCGCCGGAGTGCAGGACCTTGCACACGGAGCTTCAGCGGGGACTTATTCGAGGAGCTCCGCGTACGAACCCATGGCCAAAGCGATGTCCGCCTGAGCCCAGAACCGGTGGTACGTGAACGACGGCGCGGCGCCACCCGCCAGGTACGCCTCGATCTTCGACCACGCAGGATCGTCCTCGTAGAACGATCGGATCGACTCGAACGTCGACGACGAGTTGATCGCGTCGCCGTTCGGCATGGTCCCGGTCCACCCACTCGGCACGTACACCCGGTCGTCGAACCGGTTGTAGTCCGCACGGGTCTCCGGCACCGCCACACCGAGCCCGTCCTGGTGGTGCTCCCACATCCCGTCGAGCAGCGCCTTGGCGACCCGGGCCGCGTCGGCGTCACCGGAGCGGTCGGCGTAGTACGTCAGCGTCTTGGCGTACGCGGCCGCCACCCCCACGTCGTCGGTGTAGTCGGCGACGGTGACGTGCAGCCCGCTGTTGGAGCCGGGGCTGGAGGGGTTCCAGGTGTTCGGGGCGCCGGACCACTGGAGCGTGGAGGGAATCCGGTACGTCCCGTCGGGGTTGATGGTGGTCTTGGACAGCGCCCAGTCGACCCACTTGTCGAGCACGGTCTTCGCGGCGGCGTTGCCCGTCTGCTGGTAGTACTCGGCGACCCGCTCCATGGACCACGCCTGGAAGCCGAACCACTGGTTGGACGGCGGGTCGTGGTACACGGGCTTCTCGTCGTAGTACATGCCGTAGAAGGTCGGCGTCCCGGCCGGCGGCGTGGCGTACCGCCCCGCCCAGCTGTTGGTGGCGCCGCCCGCGATGCCGCCCTCGTTGGACTGCAGCCAGCGGTAGAACTCGATCTGCCGGTCGAGGGACTTGGCCCAGTCCGCCTGCCCGGTCGCCGACTTGGGCTTCAGCGGGGCGTAGTTGGCGAGGGCGTACGCGGCGAGCGGGTTCTGGTAGCCGCCGTGCGCGTGGCTGGAGCCGATGCGCCAGGCCCAGCCGGCGTTGGTGTCGGTGGCGCCGCCCCACGCGTAGTACCAGTTGAGCAGGTAGTGGGAGGAGTCCTTGCCGGTGCCCGCGGGGCAGCTGGTCGGACCCACACAGTTCCCGATCTTCTTGAAGTACTTGTCGTACATCGCGTAGCGCAGGTAGTCGCCCATCTTCGCGGCCTTGCCGATGGTCGCGGAGACGTCGCCGCCCTTGCCCTGCTGCTTGGCCCAGATGTCCGCCCAGTACGCGGCCTGCACGGCGCGCGCGTCGGCGTCGGGCGCGTTGGTGAACTTCCACTGCTTGGCGTACTGCGCGTCACGGGTGAACAGGTCCAGGTACCCGTTCGGGCCGCCGTACTTGAACTGGTCGCAGGTGGGCTGAGGAATGGTCTCCCACACCGACTCCTGCGGGCCGCGCTGGAAGGTGTTGATGTACGACGGGCCGGTGTCGGTCGGGCCCGCCTCACACTTGCCGGGCGAGTTCCCGTAGCCGTAGACGTTGTCCACGTCCTGCAACCAGTGCATGCCGTAGATGTCGTCCGTGTTGTAGGCGCTCTTCAGCTCGGCGGCGATCGGGTCCGAGCCGACCGAGACCGAGGTGTTGAGCTGTGCCGGGTACTCGTTCGGGGTGTCGTGCTCGGGGGCGTACGTCGCCGGCTTGTTCGGCGTGTAGAAGGAGTTGGACGGCTGGTCGGCGCGGGTGGGGATCATGTACTTCTCCATGGTCTCCCAGGCGCCGTTGAACTTGGACCAGTCGCCCGTGACCTTGCCGTACATGGCCTGGAGCCACAGGAGGTAGCTGTACGCCTCCGACGTGGTCTCATGACCGTGGTCCGGCGCCTCGACGACCAGCGTCTCCACCGAGTGGTACGGGATGCCCTCGGGGGAGAAGTAGCCGTTCGCCGGGTTGGTGATCTTGCCGTAGAGCTCCAGGAAGCGGGCGTCGTACTCGCCGGCCGCCGCCAGCTGGGTCACCGTCACCGCGGCCTTGGCGTGCCCGGTGGCCGTCGACTCGAAGACCGCCGAACCGGTGCCGGAGGCGTTCGCGCCGATGGTCACCTTCTGGGCCGTGTTCCAGTTCGACGGGGTAAAGGTCAGCGATGCGCCACCGGTCACGGAGAGCCCGGTGTTGCCGGAGGCCCGCGCGGTCGTCACCGTCACGTTGGACGACGGCTGTGTCGAAAGTTTCACGTCGTACGTGCCCGACTCGCCCTGCCGCACGCCCAGTTGGGTCGGCGTGACCACCACGGCGGGACCCGAGGCGACCGTGATACCGACCGGCGTGGAGTCCGCCGACGCGCCCAGGCTGTCGTACGCCTTGGCGACGAGGGAATGACCGCCCACGGCCAACCCCGTGGCCGAGAACGTGTACGGCGACGTCGTGTCCGTGCCGAGCAGCGTGGTGTCGTCGTAGAACTCGACCTTGGTGATCGTCGCGTTGTCCGCGGCAGCGGCCGTGGCCGCCATCGGCACCGGGTCACCCTGCGAGTAGACCGCGCCCGGAGCCGGGCTGGTCAGCACGGTGATCGGCGGCTGATGGGCGCCCACACACGTCGTACCGTTGATCGCGAAGTTGGCCGGTGCCGCGTTGCTGCCGCTGTACGTGAACTGGGCGCCGGTGGTCACCGCGGCCCCGACGGCGATCGTGCCGTTCCAGGACGTGTTCCGCGCCGTCACCGTCTTCCCGGACTGCGACCAGGTGCCGTTCCAGCCGTTGGACAGCGTCTGGTTGCCCGCGTAGTCGTACGTCAGGGTCCAGCCGCTGATGGCCTCGGTGCCCCGGTTGGTGATCGTGAGGTCGGCGGTGAAGCCCGAACCCCAGTCGTTCGTCTTGTAGTCGACGCTGCACGCGACCGCCGCCGCACTGGCGGGAGTCGAACCCGTGCTCAGCATCGTCAAGGGGAGTGCGAGGCCCGCCACCACGGCGGTCCACAGGCGCCGCGTGGCACGGCGTCTCCGTCTGGGGTGCATGCTCTGGTTCCTTCCGTGCGGCTCTTACGAAGGTGGGGGCGGAGCAGCAACAACAAGCCTTGAACCAGTGGGAGCGCTCCCATATTGGGGAGCGGGGCGCAAGGGGTCAAGGCGCTTGAAGAGCCGAAAAGATTCGATGAGGGCGAAAAGATTCGTGGTGCGCGATGACGCAACGCCTCTGTCTTTTACCGGCACTTGGCGCTACCTTCACCAGCACCAGTGGGAGCGGTTCCATCAGTCGACGCGTTCGTCCCTGACGTGTCCGAGCTGCGAGGGACGCTCAGACAACACCCCCAGCGTTCAGGTCTTTTACTCGCTTTGTGTGACGGCGCGACGACTCCTCCTCGTACACCCCACTACGGAAGAGGAAACCCGCACTCATGAGCCGTACCAGAACAGCACTCCTCGCGGCGATGGCGCTGGTCGCCGGCGCCGCCGGGACCGCGATCGCCGCTGTGCCGGACGACGTCGGCGCCAAGGCGATCCCCTGCACCGTCGACTACAAGATCCAGAACCAGTGGTCCACCGGCTTCACCACCGCCGTCACCATCACCAACAACGGCGCCGCCAAGTCGTCGTGGGCCGTGAAGTGGTCGTACGCGGGCAACCAGCAGGTCGGCAACGGCTGGAACGCCCGGATCAGCCAGAGCGGTACCTCGGTGACCGCCGCGAACGAGACGTACAACGGCACGCTGGCGACCGGCGGTTCGGTGAGCTTCGGCTTCAACGCCACCTACAGCGGCACCAACGCCCTTCCGGCCACGTTCACGCTCGACGGAATGACCTGCAACGTCGACGACGGCGGTGGCGGTACCGACCCGGGCCCGGGTACGCCCGGCACGAGGGTGGACAACCCCTACTCCGGCGCCAAGGTGTACGTGAACCCGGAATGGTCCGCGAACGCCGCCGCCGAGCCGGGCGGCAGCCGGATCTCCAACCAGCCCACGGGAGTGTGGCTGGACCGCACCGCCGCCATCGCGGGCGCCGGCGGCAAGATGGGCCTGCGGGCCCACCTCGACGAGGCGCTGCGGCAGAAGGGCTCGGACGAGCTTGTCGTCCAGCTGGTGATCTACAACCTGCCGGGCCGTGACTGCTCGGCTCTCGCCTCCAACGGCGAACTCAAGGCCGACGAGATCGACAAGTACAAGACGCAGTACATCGACCCGATCAAGGCGATCCTCGCCGACCCCAAGTACGCCTCGCTGCGGATCGTCACCGCGGTCGAGATCGACTCCCTGCCCAACCTCGTCACCAACACCGGCAGCCGCCCGACGGCCGTGCCGCAGTGCGATGTGATGAAGGCCAACGGCAACTACGTCAAGGGCGTCGGCTACGCGCTCAACAAGCTCGGCGACGTGGCGAACGTCTACAACTACGTCGACGCCGGCCACCACGGCTGGCTCGGCTGGGACGACAACTTCGGCCCCTCCGCCACCATCATGAAGGAGGCGGCGACCGCCGAGGGCGCCACGGTCAACGACGTCCACGGCTTCATCACCAACACGGCGAACTACAGCGCCCTGAAGGAGAACAACTTCACCATCAACGACACCGTGGCCGGCAAGTCGGTCCGCGAGTCGAAGTGGGTCGACTGGAACCGCTACCTCGACGAGCTGTCCTTCGCCCAGGCCTTCCGCGGCCAGTTGGTCTCGGCGGGCTTCAACTCGAACATCGGCATGCTGATCGACACCTCCCGCAACGGTTGGGGCGGCACCGCACGGCCCACCGGACCGGGCGCGACGACCAGCGTCGACACGTACGTCGACGGCGGGCGCTACGACCGCCGCTTGAACACCGGCAACTGGTGCAACCAGTCCGGAGCCGGTCTCGGCGAGCGCCCGCAGGCCGCCCCGGCGGCGGGGATCGACGCCTACGTGTGGATGAAGCCGCCGGGGGAGTCCGACGGGGCCAGCTCCGCCATCCCGAACGACGAGGGCAAGGGCTTCGACCGCATGTGCGACCCGACGTACACGGGCAACCCGCGCAACAACTACAACATGTCCGGCGCCCTGCCCAACGCGCCGCTGTCCGGGCACTGGTTCTCCGCCCAGTTCCAGCAGCTGATGCAGAACGCGTACCCGGCACTGTGACAGCCGAGTAGTCCTGGTTCCGAGTAGTTCTGGTTCGTCTTCCCCCGTCGCCCCGCTCCGGACCCCGTCCGGAGCGGGGCGACCGCGTGCGGGGCGACCAAAATGTGGCCTCGAATATTTGCCGATACGGCAAGGGAAGTGGCCCTTCTCCGGCACGTCGACGCAGGCTGGCGGCACCCGGAAGAGAGGCTCACCACCATGGGACAGCACGAGCACCAGCACACGCACCGGCACGCGCACGAGCACCAGCACCAGCACAACAGCACCGACATCGACTGGGCCGAAATGGCCGAGCATCTGGAGGAGCAGGCGGAGCTGTTCGCTCCGCTGTATCGGGAGGCCGCGGCCTGGGTGGCGACGCGGCTGCCCGAGCCGGGGCTGGTCGTCGACGCGGGCAGTGGGCCGGGGGTGGTGAGCTGTCTGCTGGCCGACGAGTTCCCCGGCGCCCGCGTCGTCGCCGTCGACGGTTCCGGGCCCCTGCTGGAACGCGCCCGGGCCCGGGCCGAGCGCCGTGGCCTCGCCGACCGCTTCGGCACCCTTGAGGTCGAGCTCCCCGGCGGCCTGGCCGACCTGGACTACCCGGCCGATCTGCTGTGGGCCGGCCGCAGCCTGCACCACCTCGGGGACCAGCGGGCCGGCCTCGCCGCCTTCGTCGAACGGCTCGCGCCCGGCGGTGTGGTGGCGCTCGTGGAAGGCGGCCTGCCCGCGCGCTTCCTGCCGCGAGACATCGGCTTCGGCCGCCCCGGGCTGCAGTCCCGGCTCGACGTGGCCGAGGAACTGCGGTTCAGCCAGATGCGCGCCGAGCTGCCCGACACCGTCGCCGAGGCCGAGGACTGGCCCGGGCTTCTCGCCGCCGTGGGCCTGCGGAACGCCACGTCGCGCACCTTCCTGCTTGACCTTCCGGCCCCGTTGCCGGAACCCGCCCGCGCCTATGCCCTGGACTCGTTCCGGCGCCGCCGGAACGGCCTCGCGGACTATCTGGATGCCTCCGACCTCTCGACCCTCGACCGGCTCCTCGACCCCGACGACAAGACGGGCCTGTACCACCGCCCCGACGTGTTCGTCCTCGCGGCCCACACCGTCCATGTGGGGACGGCGCCGGAAGCACACTAGGGATCCTCAGAAGCCGTCGACGCCGATTCGGGGCCTCCCCGTCGCCACTGGCCGTACCCACCTGGCCAGGTCGCACAGGGCAGTGTCCATAGCGGCCTCCGGCCGCAGGGGCCTGCCGGGATCGGACCACACACAGGATGCGTGTCGCCGCCCCGGGGCTGAGTACGCCGGGGACCTGGGGGTCCCCCCGGACGAAGTCTGGGGGAGCGCTCAAGACCGTTCGGGGCGTGCGGCTGAGTCGGACGTCGAGGTCCGGCGCGATCGGCGCCAACATCCGTGCTGGCTCGGCCAGTACGTTGTCCAACTCGTCGTTCATACGGCGATCCTGTCACCCACCACCGGAGTGCGCGGACGTGCGGGTGGCCGTGGAGGCCGCCGGAGACGGTGCTGACCAACGTCCTGTGTCCGGCGCCGCTCATCCGGGCGGCAACCTCAACGGGGCGATCATGGACGCCTGGGCGAGACGGCAACCGGCGGGCGTCGTCGTCAACACCGTGGTCGTACGACCGATCGGGCAGCCCGACCGACGGCCGTTCGGCCAGCCGGCCCGTGACCTACGAAACCGCCCGCC
Protein-coding sequences here:
- a CDS encoding glycoside hydrolase family 48 protein, encoding MHPRRRRRATRRLWTAVVAGLALPLTMLSTGSTPASAAAVACSVDYKTNDWGSGFTADLTITNRGTEAISGWTLTYDYAGNQTLSNGWNGTWSQSGKTVTARNTSWNGTIAVGAAVTTGAQFTYSGSNAAPANFAINGTTCVGAHQPPITVLTSPAPGAVYSQGDPVPMAATAAAADNATITKVEFYDDTTLLGTDTTSPYTFSATGLAVGGHSLVAKAYDSLGASADSTPVGITVASGPAVVVTPTQLGVRQGESGTYDVKLSTQPSSNVTVTTARASGNTGLSVTGGASLTFTPSNWNTAQKVTIGANASGTGSAVFESTATGHAKAAVTVTQLAAAGEYDARFLELYGKITNPANGYFSPEGIPYHSVETLVVEAPDHGHETTSEAYSYLLWLQAMYGKVTGDWSKFNGAWETMEKYMIPTRADQPSNSFYTPNKPATYAPEHDTPNEYPAQLNTSVSVGSDPIAAELKSAYNTDDIYGMHWLQDVDNVYGYGNSPGKCEAGPTDTGPSYINTFQRGPQESVWETIPQPTCDQFKYGGPNGYLDLFTRDAQYAKQWKFTNAPDADARAVQAAYWADIWAKQQGKGGDVSATIGKAAKMGDYLRYAMYDKYFKKIGNCVGPTSCPAGTGKDSSHYLLNWYYAWGGATDTNAGWAWRIGSSHAHGGYQNPLAAYALANYAPLKPKSATGQADWAKSLDRQIEFYRWLQSNEGGIAGGATNSWAGRYATPPAGTPTFYGMYYDEKPVYHDPPSNQWFGFQAWSMERVAEYYQQTGNAAAKTVLDKWVDWALSKTTINPDGTYRIPSTLQWSGAPNTWNPSSPGSNSGLHVTVADYTDDVGVAAAYAKTLTYYADRSGDADAARVAKALLDGMWEHHQDGLGVAVPETRADYNRFDDRVYVPSGWTGTMPNGDAINSSSTFESIRSFYEDDPAWSKIEAYLAGGAAPSFTYHRFWAQADIALAMGSYAELLE
- a CDS encoding class I SAM-dependent methyltransferase, with protein sequence MGQHEHQHTHRHAHEHQHQHNSTDIDWAEMAEHLEEQAELFAPLYREAAAWVATRLPEPGLVVDAGSGPGVVSCLLADEFPGARVVAVDGSGPLLERARARAERRGLADRFGTLEVELPGGLADLDYPADLLWAGRSLHHLGDQRAGLAAFVERLAPGGVVALVEGGLPARFLPRDIGFGRPGLQSRLDVAEELRFSQMRAELPDTVAEAEDWPGLLAAVGLRNATSRTFLLDLPAPLPEPARAYALDSFRRRRNGLADYLDASDLSTLDRLLDPDDKTGLYHRPDVFVLAAHTVHVGTAPEAH
- a CDS encoding glycoside hydrolase family 6 protein, with product MSRTRTALLAAMALVAGAAGTAIAAVPDDVGAKAIPCTVDYKIQNQWSTGFTTAVTITNNGAAKSSWAVKWSYAGNQQVGNGWNARISQSGTSVTAANETYNGTLATGGSVSFGFNATYSGTNALPATFTLDGMTCNVDDGGGGTDPGPGTPGTRVDNPYSGAKVYVNPEWSANAAAEPGGSRISNQPTGVWLDRTAAIAGAGGKMGLRAHLDEALRQKGSDELVVQLVIYNLPGRDCSALASNGELKADEIDKYKTQYIDPIKAILADPKYASLRIVTAVEIDSLPNLVTNTGSRPTAVPQCDVMKANGNYVKGVGYALNKLGDVANVYNYVDAGHHGWLGWDDNFGPSATIMKEAATAEGATVNDVHGFITNTANYSALKENNFTINDTVAGKSVRESKWVDWNRYLDELSFAQAFRGQLVSAGFNSNIGMLIDTSRNGWGGTARPTGPGATTSVDTYVDGGRYDRRLNTGNWCNQSGAGLGERPQAAPAAGIDAYVWMKPPGESDGASSAIPNDEGKGFDRMCDPTYTGNPRNNYNMSGALPNAPLSGHWFSAQFQQLMQNAYPAL